The Chthoniobacterales bacterium region TTGCTTGCGAAAAATCCAGAAGTCAGCTTCACCGTGCAAAGCGTCTATGATGTGATCTTGAGCACGAAACTTTCCGTCGCCGCGTGGCTGGAGTATTTTGTGCAGGAACAAATCGTCCAGCGCACCGATGAAACTCCCGCCCGTTATCAATTTGCACCGAATCGAATGGAACTCCGCCCAGCCATCGAGGCGCTCGTCGAATCCTATCAAGCCCGGCCCGTGCGCGTGATCGAGGCCATCTATCAACGTTGCTCCACGGAGGGCGATCCGGCGCGCATGTTTGCCGCAGCTTTTCGCCTGAGGAAATCGTAATATGGGACCCGCCGTTTACATTCTCAGCACCTTGAGTTGCATCCTGATCTCCGCGCTTCTCCTGCGAGGCTACCTGGCCTCGCGACGTCGTTTGCTCTTCTGGAGCATGCTCTGCTTTGGCATCCTCGCCATCGCCAACTGCCTGCTCGTGCTCGATTTTCTGATTTTTCCCAACGTGGATCTGGGCTCGTACCGGAGTGTGGTTACTCTGGTCGCGCTCGTCGTCCTGCTTTACGGGCTGGTCTTTGAATCCGAATAAAACCGATGACGCTCCACTCCTTTCTCGCGCTCCAGGTGACGACCGTTACGCCGGACTTTCTGTCGGGTGCCATCGCGATGGCCTGCCTGGTGGTGGCGGCGTTTTTTCTGCGCTTCTGGCAGAAGACGCGCGACCGGCTGTTTCTTTTTTTCAGCATGGCGTTTCTGCTGCTCATGCTGGAGCGGATTTTGCGGTCGTTTTGCCAGATGGGAAACGAACTCGCGCCCTTCGTTTACTCGGTGCGCCTGGTGGCGTTTCTCCTGCTCATCATCGCGATCATCGATAAGAACCGCCGCGCCTGAGAGGTCGTTTTTTCACATCCGCCCTTGTCTTTTTCGGGGCGGGCCGCGATGGGGAAACGATGCACGCCACCTTGTTGCAAGATCTGGCCGTGGTCATGGTCGTTGCGGCTTTTGTCACCGTCCTTTTCCGCCGCCTGAAGCAGCCCGTTGTCCTCGGTTACATTCTAGCCGGGCTCATCGTCGGACCGCACACGCCTCCGTTTCCACTCATTCAGGATCGGGCCACCATTGAGACGCTCTCCGAGCTGGGCGTGGTCTTTCTGATGTTCGCCCTCGGGCTGGAGTTCAGTCTGCGTAAACTCAAGAAAGTCGGCATGACCGCCCTCATTGCGGCCTCGCTGGAAATCCTCGTGATGGTTCTCGCCGGCTACGAACTCGGCCGGTTCTTCGGCTGGAGCCTGATGAACAGCGTCTTCCTGGGCGCGATTCTCTCCATTTCCTCGACCACGATCATCATCAAGGCCCTCGAGGAACTCGGCAAAACTCGTGAGCATTTTGCGCAGCTCATCCTCGGCATTCTCATCGTCGAGGACATCCTCGCCATCGTCATGATCGCGCTCCTTTCCGGCTTTGCGACGACCGGCTCGCTGGCTCCGGGCGACATCGCGATCACGATGCTGCGGCTGAGCGCGTTTCTGGGAACGCTCCTCGTCCTCGGGTTGATCATCGTCCCGCGATTGCTCGATTATGTCGCGCGTTTCAAGAGCAACGAAATGCTTCTCATCACCGTGCTCGGCCTCTGTTTTGGCGTCTCGCTGATTGCAGTCAAACTCGGCTACAGCGTCGCGCTCGGGGCGTTCTTGATCGGCGCGATCATCGCCGAGGCGCGGCAAATCGTCCGCATCGAGAACCTCATGCACCCGATCCGCGACATGTTTAGCGCGGTCTTTTTCGTTTCCATCGGACTCCTCATCGACCCTGCGCTGCTGGTGAAATACATCGTGCCGATCCTCGTCATTTCCGTCGTCGTGATTGTGGGAAAAGTGCTCGCCTGCTCCTTCGGCAGCTTCATCGCGGGCAACGACCGACGCTCCTCCCTCCAGGTCGGCATGGGACTCGCCCAGATCGGGGAGTTTTCCTTCATCATCGCCACGCTCGGGCTCACGCTCCGGGTCACGAGCGATTTTCTTTACCCGATCGCCGTCGCCGTCTCCGTGCTCACCACGCTGGCCACGCCGTATCTCGTAAAAAGCTCCGACGCCGTCGCGCAACTCATGGAGCGCATTCTGCCTCGGCCCTTGCTCGATTCCCTCGATACTTACACGCGCTGGGTCGGCCAGCGCAGCGGTGGAACGGACTCGCCCGCCGTTCGCCTTCTGCGCCGCTGGGCCTGGCAGATCGGGATCAATCTCCTGCTCGTCACCGCCATCTTTCTCGGAGCCGTTTACCTGCGGCCCAAGGTGTTTGTGCGCTGGCCTGACGTGCCCGGCGGCATCGAGGGATTGAAAGCCTTTCTCTGGCTCGGCGCCATGCTGCTCGCGCTCCCGCTTTTCATCGCCGTCATTCGTAAACTCCAGGCCGCGGCCATGCTCATCAGCGAGATCACCGTCCATCGCGATGCCGCCGGGGAACGCACCGAGGCGTTGCGCGCGATCATCGTGAGCGTTGTAATGATCGCCGGCAGCCTCGCTTTGATCCTGATCGTGCTCCTTCTCAGCTCGACGATTTTACCCTCTTGGAAAATGCTGATCGCGCTCGGCCTGCTGCTCGTCGCCGCCTTCATTCTCCTGCGCCGCCCGTTCATCCGCCTCTACGCCGGTGCGCAATTTGCCCTTCAGACCACCCTTTCCCAACCCGAAGTCGCGCGTCAGGCCGCCCCGCTGCCGCCACTCCTCAGCGAGGCCAGCCTGCGCACCGTTTCCATTCCCACGGGCTCGCCAGCCATCGGGAAACTGATTGCCGAACTCCAGATTCGCAGTCAGACCGGGGCGAGCATCGTCGGCATCGAACGCGAAAATGGCAGCGTGCTCAACCCCGGTCCCGACGAGGAATTGCACCCCGGCGACCGCCTCATTTTTCTCGGTCATCCGCACCAGCTCGCCGCCGCCGAGGGGCTCATCGCGCCAATTGCGATCTAACTCAATTTTTTTCATTCCCCGGCACGCCCGAAATGCGCGCCGCGTTCGATGAAAAAGTATGAGCGACGATCCCAAGGGCGACATCCCCACGCGCACCGAAAAAGAAAACATGGACGAGCCGCAGGAGGAATTTATCTCGTCCGAGCCGCCGTCCGCCACGCATCCCAATCCGGAGAAAGATCCCGACGATTGGACCACGGGCGACGAGCCGATGACCGGACCCCAAATGTCCTATCTGAAAACCCTTTCCCAGGAAGCGGGGGAGGAGTTTGACGAGACTCTCACCAAAGCCAACGCCTCCAAACGGATCGAGGAGCTTCAGCACAAAACCGGTCGCGGCCAGAAGGAATGATTTCTCTAATAACCACCTAACTCGACTCATTATGAACTCCCCCAAATCTAAAAAATCCAGTTCACCCTCCGAAATCGCTGGCTCCATCGGCAGCGCCGTCGGTGGAATCGTTGGCGCTGCAGCCGGAACCATCGCCAGCGGCGTCGCCCAGATCGCCAGCCAGGTGATGCCCAAAGGCGGTCTCGCCGAAAACGTGCCCAGCGAAGTCGCCGTCAGCGCCTCCGTCACGATGCCTCCGACAGACGAGGAAATCGGCCGCCGCGCCTACGAAATTTATCTTTCGGAAGGCTGCCCCGAAGGCCGTTCGCACGAGCATTGGCTGCAGGCCGAGCGCGAGTTGAGCCAGGCTTCCGGCTCATAAATTTCTCGATCCGGCCGATCCTTTGCGGCAGCTTGGGCGGACTTTGAATCCGCTCTCGTTCATTCTCGCCGTCCTCTTTTTCGGGTTCCTCACGAGCGAGGCACAAACGCTCAAGCTCCTCGGACGCGCCGTTTTGCCGCACAAAATGCCCGTCGGCAAAACCCTCCTCGGCGGCCTCTCCGGCATTTCCTACGATCCGACTTCCAAAGCACTCTGGGCCGTCTCCGACGATTCCTCCTACGCCGGCGGTGCTCCCCGGATTTACCAGATTTCACTCCAACTCGGCGACACCTTGCAGCCGCAAATCGTGCGCGCGCTCATCCTGCTCGATGAAACCGGCCAGCCGTTCTCCGTCGCCGATTGCGAGGGCATCGCCTGCACCGGGCGCGACTCCGTCTGGGTGAGCAGCGAAGGCCGGGCCGGGGCCAAAGGTGCGCCGCCTTGGATCAAGCTTTTCTCGCTGAAAACCGGACGCGTCATCCGCACGCTGCCGCTCCCTGCGGTCTATCTGCCCACCGATGAAACGGGAAAGTCCGTGCCCGTCGGCAGCTCCGCGCAAACCCGTGGCATTCTCTCCAATCGCGCCATGGAATCCTGCTCGCTCTCGCCGGATCATCTCACCCTTTACACGGCCAACGAAAGCTCGCTTCTCCAGGAAAAAGCTCCCGGCGAAAACAGCGAGGGCGGCGCCAGTGTTTTCAATCCGACTCAGGTTCGTATCAGCGCCCTCGACGCCAAGACCGGACGCTGTCTTGCGCAGAAACTTTACATCTCCGACATGGGCTGTTTCTTCGGCTCCATCTCCGATGTTAGTCCGCTCGACAAGCAGGGAAATTTGCTGGTGTTAGAACGCCGCATCATCCGCACCACCCTCGGCACCGGCTGCACTGGAATCCGTCTTTATCGCGTGAATCTCGCTGAGGAATCCGCAGCCGATCTGCGCGACATTCCCAATGTTAGAACCCAGCCCGCCACCAGCCTCACCAAGACGCTCGTCTATGATTCGCGTAAGGAAGGCATCGACGACTTGGACAACATCGAGGGCGTCGCTCTGATGCCACTCCCAGGCGGACGCACCGGAGTCGTGATGGTCAGCGACGACAACTTCGGAGACGATCAGCAAACCCAGATTCTTCTCTACGAACTAACATTCCACTAACATGACTTCCGCCGAATCCTTCGCTGCCGCCAAACGTATCATTCCCGGAGGCGTGAACTCACCCGTGCGTGCCTTTCGCGGAGTTGGCGGCGAACCTTTTTTCGTCGAGCGCGCCCTCGGTTCCCACATCTGGGACGTCGATGGAAATGAACTCATCGACTACGTGGGAACTTGGGGCCCGGCGATATTAGGACACGCGCCGAAGGTCGTGCTGGATGCGATTGTTAGCACGGCACAGCGCGGCGTTAGTTTTGGCATTCCCAACCCACTCGAAATCGAAATGGCGGAGACAATCATCCGCTTCGTTCCTAGCATTGAAAAAGTCCGCATGGTCAACAGCGGAACGGAAGCCACGATGTCCTGCATCCGGCTCGCACGCGGATTCACCGGACGCAACAAGCTGGTGAAATTCGAGGGTTGCTACCATGGCCACGTCGATTCGTTGTTAGTCAAGGCCGGCAGCGGCGCACTCACCCTCGGCCAGCCCGACAGCGCGGGCATTCCCGCGGAACTCGCCGCGCTCACCATCACGCTGCCCTTCAACGACCCTGACGCGCTCAAGGCCGTCTTCGCCCGTGAAGGCCGCGAGATCGCTGCCATTATTGTCGAACCCGTGCCCGCCAACGCCGGACTTTACCTGTCGAAACCCGGCTACCTCGAACTCCTTCGCCAGCTTTGCGACGAGTCGGGTTCCATTCTCATCTTCGACGAAGTGATGACCGGATTCCGCCTCGCGAAAGGCGGCGCGCAGGAAATTTACGGCATCACGCCCGACCTCACCGCGCTGGGGAAAGTCATCGGCGGCGGACTCCCCGTGGGCGCTTTTGGCGGTCGCGCCGACATCATGGATTTCCTCGCGCCCGACGGCCCGGTGTATCAGGCCGGCACGCTTTCCGGCAACCCGCTCGCCATGGCCGCCGGTCTCGCCCAACTCCGCGAACTCGAACGCCGCAATGGCTGGGCCGAGTTGGAAAAGATCGGAGTCGCATTCGAATCTGGCGTCCGCGAAGCCCTCTCCGTTGCTAATAAAAAGTTCACCTTCCAACGCCTCGGCTCGATGTTTTGCCTCTATTTTACAGACCAGCCCGTGGACAACCTCGCCATGGCCCAGCGCTCCGACCGCGCCGCCTTTGCTCGCTACTTCCACGCCTGCCTAAAGTCCGGCGTCTATTTCGCCCCGAGTCAATTCGAAGCCGGCTTCCTCTCCCTCGCCCACACCGCGGAGGATCTGGAAAAAACCGCCGAGGTCACGGCAGCGGCCTTGCGAGCGTGATTTGAGACTCCCCCTGGCGCGGGTGAAACGCTTAGGCTGGATTGGCGGTGAACTCGGGTTGGCGAACCGAAGTTGCTGAAAAGAGGGGAGTTAGAGCGAATTCAGCCAACGCGCCGGGTCATTGCTTCGCTGTAACGGTCAATTGCTTGGACGTAACGAGCGATTGCTTGCGTGTAACGGTCAATTGCTTCGATGTAACAGTCGATTGCTTGGACGTAACAGTCGATTGCTTGGACGTAAGGGGCGGTTGCTGCGCCGTAATGACCAATTGCTTCGAGGTAACGGGCGGTTGCTTGAACGCGAGATCGCGTTGCTTGGCTGTAAGACCGAGTGGCTGGAGGGCATTTGTCCCCAAATGCTGGGTGCGGCTGAAAGGCATTTGAGGACAAATGCCCTCCATGCGTCACCCTCGGGGAGTCGGATGAAACTCCGCTCACTTTTCGACAGGAAAAATTCCAGTCTAGTTACACCCTAATTCCGCGCCATTCTTGCGCAGAGCCAGGTGCCGAGGGTGATGAAGATGAAATTCGGCGACCAGATGAGCCATTGGGGGTAGAGCGCCGGGTTGTTGCGGGAGTTGTCGGCGATCATGATGAAGATGAAATACGTCACCGCCACGGCGAGGCTGAGGGCGAATCCGATGGAGGTCTCGCGCCGGTGGGTGGTGATGCCGAGCGGGATGCCGACGAGGGCGAGGGCGAAGCAGCCGAGGGAGAGCGAGTAGCGTTTGTTCAGCTCGGTGAGGGTGGCACTCTGGCGCTCGACAGTGTTGGGGCCGTCGAGGGCGGTCTTGAGTTCGTCGAGGGTGAGGGTGGTGAGGCCGCGGCGCTTTTGGTTTTGCTCGTAAAGTTGGGCGAGGGAAATGGGCAGCACGCCCTCTTCCATGGTGATGCCCTGGCGGATTTTGTGAATGTTATTGGGGTCGGTCTGGTCGCGTTCCTCGTAGATGGCGTTGTTCAGCCGCATGAGCACGCGCTGCTGGGCGAGGTCGAGTTCGAGGCTGCCCTCGCGGGCGGAAACGACGCGGACGGGCTTGTTGGTGTCGTCGATCTCATAGACCTGGATGTTGTGCAGTTTCGTGCCGTCCTTCTGGCCGACGTAGATTTTGCGTCCGGGAAACTGGTCGATAATCCGGTCGCTGCCGAAGAGGGACAGCGGGTCGCTGGTGGCCACGTCTTTCAGCGTTTCCTTCATCTGCTGCTGGGCGCGCGGGGCGACGGTGGTATTGATCCAGAAACAGAAAAACGAGAGCAGCAACGCCGTGCCGACGACCGGCGCGCAGATGCTGGCGAGGCTCACTCCGCAGGCGCGCATGGCGATGAGTTCGTTCTCCGCCGAGAGCCGTCCATAGACGAGCAGGACGGTCGTCAGGAACGCCCACGGGATGGTGTACATCAGCGAAAACGGCACGATGTAGGCGATGAAACGCGCGACGAAGATGAGCGGAAAGTCGTGATTGACCAATAAATCAAGCACCTTGGTCATGATCGAGCCGAGGATAAAGATGCCGCTGAGGACCGT contains the following coding sequences:
- a CDS encoding DUF5985 family protein yields the protein MGPAVYILSTLSCILISALLLRGYLASRRRLLFWSMLCFGILAIANCLLVLDFLIFPNVDLGSYRSVVTLVALVVLLYGLVFESE
- a CDS encoding DUF5985 family protein, whose product is MTLHSFLALQVTTVTPDFLSGAIAMACLVVAAFFLRFWQKTRDRLFLFFSMAFLLLMLERILRSFCQMGNELAPFVYSVRLVAFLLLIIAIIDKNRRA
- a CDS encoding cation:proton antiporter; this translates as MHATLLQDLAVVMVVAAFVTVLFRRLKQPVVLGYILAGLIVGPHTPPFPLIQDRATIETLSELGVVFLMFALGLEFSLRKLKKVGMTALIAASLEILVMVLAGYELGRFFGWSLMNSVFLGAILSISSTTIIIKALEELGKTREHFAQLILGILIVEDILAIVMIALLSGFATTGSLAPGDIAITMLRLSAFLGTLLVLGLIIVPRLLDYVARFKSNEMLLITVLGLCFGVSLIAVKLGYSVALGAFLIGAIIAEARQIVRIENLMHPIRDMFSAVFFVSIGLLIDPALLVKYIVPILVISVVVIVGKVLACSFGSFIAGNDRRSSLQVGMGLAQIGEFSFIIATLGLTLRVTSDFLYPIAVAVSVLTTLATPYLVKSSDAVAQLMERILPRPLLDSLDTYTRWVGQRSGGTDSPAVRLLRRWAWQIGINLLLVTAIFLGAVYLRPKVFVRWPDVPGGIEGLKAFLWLGAMLLALPLFIAVIRKLQAAAMLISEITVHRDAAGERTEALRAIIVSVVMIAGSLALILIVLLLSSTILPSWKMLIALGLLLVAAFILLRRPFIRLYAGAQFALQTTLSQPEVARQAAPLPPLLSEASLRTVSIPTGSPAIGKLIAELQIRSQTGASIVGIERENGSVLNPGPDEELHPGDRLIFLGHPHQLAAAEGLIAPIAI
- a CDS encoding DUF3072 domain-containing protein: MDEPQEEFISSEPPSATHPNPEKDPDDWTTGDEPMTGPQMSYLKTLSQEAGEEFDETLTKANASKRIEELQHKTGRGQKE
- a CDS encoding DUF2934 domain-containing protein yields the protein MNSPKSKKSSSPSEIAGSIGSAVGGIVGAAAGTIASGVAQIASQVMPKGGLAENVPSEVAVSASVTMPPTDEEIGRRAYEIYLSEGCPEGRSHEHWLQAERELSQASGS
- a CDS encoding esterase-like activity of phytase family protein — translated: MNPLSFILAVLFFGFLTSEAQTLKLLGRAVLPHKMPVGKTLLGGLSGISYDPTSKALWAVSDDSSYAGGAPRIYQISLQLGDTLQPQIVRALILLDETGQPFSVADCEGIACTGRDSVWVSSEGRAGAKGAPPWIKLFSLKTGRVIRTLPLPAVYLPTDETGKSVPVGSSAQTRGILSNRAMESCSLSPDHLTLYTANESSLLQEKAPGENSEGGASVFNPTQVRISALDAKTGRCLAQKLYISDMGCFFGSISDVSPLDKQGNLLVLERRIIRTTLGTGCTGIRLYRVNLAEESAADLRDIPNVRTQPATSLTKTLVYDSRKEGIDDLDNIEGVALMPLPGGRTGVVMVSDDNFGDDQQTQILLYELTFH
- the hemL gene encoding glutamate-1-semialdehyde 2,1-aminomutase — its product is MTSAESFAAAKRIIPGGVNSPVRAFRGVGGEPFFVERALGSHIWDVDGNELIDYVGTWGPAILGHAPKVVLDAIVSTAQRGVSFGIPNPLEIEMAETIIRFVPSIEKVRMVNSGTEATMSCIRLARGFTGRNKLVKFEGCYHGHVDSLLVKAGSGALTLGQPDSAGIPAELAALTITLPFNDPDALKAVFAREGREIAAIIVEPVPANAGLYLSKPGYLELLRQLCDESGSILIFDEVMTGFRLAKGGAQEIYGITPDLTALGKVIGGGLPVGAFGGRADIMDFLAPDGPVYQAGTLSGNPLAMAAGLAQLRELERRNGWAELEKIGVAFESGVREALSVANKKFTFQRLGSMFCLYFTDQPVDNLAMAQRSDRAAFARYFHACLKSGVYFAPSQFEAGFLSLAHTAEDLEKTAEVTAAALRA
- a CDS encoding LptF/LptG family permease, producing the protein MKLLHRYVVRQVLVTFLIAVTVLSGIFILGSIMTKVLDLLVNHDFPLIFVARFIAYIVPFSLMYTIPWAFLTTVLLVYGRLSAENELIAMRACGVSLASICAPVVGTALLLSFFCFWINTTVAPRAQQQMKETLKDVATSDPLSLFGSDRIIDQFPGRKIYVGQKDGTKLHNIQVYEIDDTNKPVRVVSAREGSLELDLAQQRVLMRLNNAIYEERDQTDPNNIHKIRQGITMEEGVLPISLAQLYEQNQKRRGLTTLTLDELKTALDGPNTVERQSATLTELNKRYSLSLGCFALALVGIPLGITTHRRETSIGFALSLAVAVTYFIFIMIADNSRNNPALYPQWLIWSPNFIFITLGTWLCARMARN